The following coding sequences lie in one Stenotrophomonas rhizophila genomic window:
- a CDS encoding DNA-binding protein has protein sequence MARGITELDVHGAADALVAKGERPTVERVRAHLGTGSPNTVTRCLETWWQSLGSRLQPESPKVTDAPAALGKLAGQWWALALEHARDAVLEEFSEASKDLASKQEKFLARSQALADETRAAHARSEAAMAAERLARAQATELKRLVDQLQLQVAELTGQRTAATQRLEQVEASRQALYDRLQETDASARSERESLAEHVRSVENRALADIDRARQESKALQTQLASAVKRHASSEAEMRRSLEKAHSATAVAVQAADNQRGRCAALEEQLAKLQNLPADLEAAFRRSQVTAGPRNISSKQRAKKISSKDKN, from the coding sequence ATGGCTCGCGGCATCACGGAACTGGACGTGCACGGCGCCGCTGACGCGCTTGTCGCAAAGGGCGAGCGCCCGACGGTGGAGCGCGTCCGGGCGCACCTAGGCACGGGGTCCCCGAACACCGTTACCCGCTGCCTAGAGACTTGGTGGCAAAGCCTTGGAAGTCGGCTGCAGCCAGAGAGCCCAAAGGTCACAGATGCTCCGGCTGCCTTGGGAAAGCTTGCAGGGCAATGGTGGGCACTAGCGCTAGAGCATGCGCGTGATGCGGTCCTTGAAGAGTTTTCCGAGGCGAGCAAAGACCTTGCGTCCAAACAAGAGAAGTTTCTTGCCCGGTCCCAAGCACTTGCAGATGAGACGCGCGCCGCCCATGCGAGGTCGGAGGCGGCGATGGCCGCAGAGCGCCTCGCCCGCGCCCAAGCCACGGAGCTGAAGCGCCTTGTCGATCAGCTTCAACTGCAGGTTGCGGAACTGACCGGGCAACGAACCGCCGCTACTCAGCGACTTGAGCAAGTTGAGGCCTCACGCCAGGCGCTCTACGACAGGCTCCAAGAAACTGACGCATCGGCGAGATCTGAGCGCGAGAGCCTGGCTGAGCACGTCAGATCTGTCGAAAATCGCGCATTGGCGGATATTGATCGCGCTAGACAAGAGAGCAAGGCATTGCAGACCCAGCTGGCCAGCGCAGTGAAAAGACATGCGTCGTCTGAAGCAGAGATGCGGCGTAGCCTTGAAAAGGCACACTCAGCCACCGCGGTGGCAGTGCAGGCGGCGGATAATCAGCGTGGCCGATGTGCAGCTCTAGAAGAGCAGCTGGCCAAGCTCCAGAACTTGCCGGCGGATCTAGAGGCTGCGTTTAGGCGAAGCCAAGTGACAGCTGGTCCACGGAATATAAGCTCCAAGCAGCGGGCTAAGAAGATCTCATCCAAGGACAAGAACTAG
- a CDS encoding site-specific integrase, producing the protein MKRTSTTSTLPTAASSLVLPQQLAQKAVDAVRELLAEAAAANTTRSYATALRYWAGWHQGRYGVELALPVGEAVVIQFLVDHIQRKSKDGLISELPPALDQALVAAGLKARIGALKLSTVVQRMAVLSTAHKLKRLANPCESPSVRTLLSRARRASVKRGERPTKKTAITRPELEAMLATCDDSLEGLRDRALLCFGFASGGRRRSEIAAADLRDLRKVGDDGYIYRLEYSKTQQAGVKADSTPDKPILGRSAEALAAWLEAAAIQEGAIFRRIWKDRVGPALLPGSVATIVKRRAQLAGLEGDFGAHSLRSGFVTEAGKQGVPLPAVMAMTEYRSVASVVGYFQAGAAEDNPAARLLK; encoded by the coding sequence ATGAAGCGAACTTCCACCACTTCGACCTTGCCGACGGCTGCCAGTTCGCTGGTGTTGCCGCAGCAATTAGCCCAGAAAGCCGTCGATGCGGTGCGCGAACTGCTAGCAGAGGCAGCCGCGGCGAACACCACCCGTAGCTATGCCACTGCCCTGCGCTATTGGGCCGGATGGCATCAAGGGCGTTATGGTGTCGAGCTGGCGCTGCCGGTCGGCGAGGCCGTTGTGATCCAGTTTCTGGTCGACCATATCCAGCGCAAGAGCAAAGACGGCCTGATCAGCGAACTGCCGCCAGCGCTGGATCAGGCCTTAGTCGCCGCTGGACTCAAGGCAAGGATCGGGGCGCTGAAGCTGTCGACTGTGGTTCAGCGCATGGCAGTGCTGTCCACCGCGCACAAGCTCAAGCGTCTGGCCAACCCCTGCGAGTCGCCGAGCGTGCGTACCTTGCTCAGCCGCGCCCGCCGCGCCTCCGTCAAGCGCGGTGAGCGGCCAACCAAGAAGACCGCCATCACGCGACCAGAGCTTGAGGCCATGCTGGCCACCTGCGATGACTCTCTAGAAGGCCTGCGTGACCGTGCCCTGCTCTGCTTTGGTTTCGCCAGCGGTGGCCGCCGGCGCAGCGAAATCGCAGCCGCCGATCTGCGCGACCTGCGCAAGGTGGGCGACGATGGCTACATTTATCGACTGGAGTACTCGAAGACCCAGCAGGCCGGAGTGAAGGCGGATTCGACGCCGGATAAGCCAATTCTAGGGCGAAGCGCTGAGGCATTGGCGGCTTGGTTGGAGGCGGCCGCGATCCAGGAGGGAGCGATCTTCCGTCGAATCTGGAAGGATCGGGTGGGGCCTGCCCTACTCCCTGGTTCGGTCGCTACAATAGTGAAGCGCCGCGCGCAGCTGGCAGGGCTGGAGGGAGACTTTGGAGCGCACAGCTTGCGGTCGGGGTTCGTCACCGAGGCGGGGAAGCAAGGCGTTCCATTGCCTGCGGTGATGGCGATGACGGAATACCGGTCGGTAGCGAGCGTGGTCGGGTACTTCCAAGCAGGTGCGGCCGAGGACAACCCTGCCGCAAGGCTCCTTAAGTAG